A window of Metabacillus sp. B2-18 contains these coding sequences:
- the spoVB gene encoding stage V sporulation protein B, with protein sequence MSKQTFLKGTLILILAGFITRVLGFINRIVVARFIGEEGVGLYNMAVPTLVLAITITQLGLPVAISKLVAEAEAKGDSRKVKKILVVSLSVTGTLSIIFTPTMMLLAPFLSEHVFTDRRTYWPLLAIAPVVPIVAISSVIRGYFQGRQNMRPAAISQVLEQVVRISLVAICTSAFLPYGIEFAAAGAMISAVVGELVSLIYLAAMFKVKKKIRIRRKFFKSVQNGKETFNQLMGIALPTTGSRFIGSLSWFFEPIVVANSLAIAGVATAVATKQYGGLTGYAIPLLMLPSFITYSLSTSLVPAISEAMANNQLKLVEHRLQQALRLSLVSGGLACVVLYVFSEPLMSIMYGSSKSAIFVQVMAPFFIFHYFQGPLQAVLQALDLAKAAMINSLIGSAVKTALIFVLATRPSLGIMGAALAIVIGIMLVTLLHFATVIKVVPFTIHIRDYIKSGMTMVIAGVTGYLFYENVVTEFPIILRLITSLTVTSLIYCFLLLVLKLVEKDEIQRIPFVGHFLARLIPAK encoded by the coding sequence ATGTCAAAGCAAACGTTTCTAAAAGGAACGCTCATATTAATCTTGGCAGGATTTATAACCCGTGTATTAGGATTTATTAACCGAATAGTTGTTGCCCGTTTCATCGGAGAAGAAGGGGTTGGTTTATATAACATGGCCGTCCCAACCCTTGTTTTAGCGATTACCATTACACAACTTGGATTACCTGTTGCCATTTCAAAGCTTGTTGCAGAAGCTGAAGCAAAAGGTGATTCTCGTAAGGTAAAGAAAATACTTGTTGTTTCGTTATCAGTAACCGGAACCCTAAGTATCATTTTCACACCAACTATGATGCTTCTCGCACCATTTTTATCTGAGCATGTTTTTACAGATCGACGTACATATTGGCCATTGCTGGCAATTGCTCCCGTAGTTCCAATCGTGGCAATTTCTTCTGTTATCCGCGGCTACTTTCAAGGACGGCAAAATATGCGACCTGCTGCCATTTCCCAAGTGTTAGAGCAAGTTGTTCGTATTTCGTTGGTTGCAATATGTACAAGTGCCTTTTTACCATACGGAATTGAATTTGCCGCAGCTGGCGCAATGATTTCAGCTGTTGTTGGAGAATTGGTTTCACTTATCTACTTGGCAGCCATGTTTAAAGTGAAAAAGAAAATAAGAATTCGAAGAAAATTCTTTAAATCTGTTCAGAATGGAAAAGAAACATTTAATCAATTAATGGGTATCGCACTCCCAACTACAGGAAGTCGATTTATCGGATCACTTTCATGGTTCTTTGAACCAATAGTTGTTGCAAACAGCCTTGCTATAGCAGGAGTTGCCACAGCTGTTGCTACAAAACAATATGGAGGTCTTACAGGATATGCAATACCCTTATTGATGCTGCCTTCATTCATTACATATTCTTTATCTACCTCCCTTGTTCCTGCAATAAGTGAGGCAATGGCTAATAATCAGCTAAAGCTCGTTGAACATCGCTTGCAGCAAGCTTTAAGACTCTCACTTGTAAGTGGTGGGCTGGCATGTGTTGTGTTATATGTTTTTTCGGAACCTTTAATGAGCATCATGTATGGTAGTAGCAAATCTGCCATTTTCGTTCAAGTGATGGCACCATTTTTTATTTTTCATTATTTCCAGGGACCTTTACAGGCTGTGCTACAAGCTTTAGACTTAGCAAAAGCTGCTATGATTAATAGTTTAATAGGTTCAGCTGTCAAAACAGCTCTTATCTTCGTATTAGCAACAAGACCGTCACTCGGTATTATGGGTGCTGCTTTGGCTATTGTCATAGGTATTATGCTTGTTACTCTTTTACATTTTGCAACAGTTATAAAAGTTGTTCCGTTTACGATTCATATAAGAGACTATATTAAAAGTGGAATGACAATGGTCATAGCCGGTGTGACAGGATATTTGTTCTATGAAAATGTCGTAACGGAATTCCCGATCATTTTAAGGTTAATTACATCTTTAACCGTTACATCACTCATTTATTGCTTCTTACTTTTAGTGTTAAAACTTGTAGAAAAAGACGAAATACAACGCATTCCTTTTGTAGGTCATTTTCTTGCTCGATTAATACCAGCAAAATAA
- a CDS encoding IS1595 family transposase — translation MWLDVYENANELTTEEQLELFNALKRDLFPDEPDKITKLLKQIRETRFNSGMACVHCGSTSVKRNGKYKTRQRYLCKDCNKTFNDMTNTPFSGSRYPDKWVKYMEMMVEGYTLPKIAKWLRIHISTAFYWRHKILNALRSLDFAQLQGIVESDETFFRESMKGREVTHRKPKKRKTPDEKRGISDLKIAVVVAQDRNNNIIALKAGTGRVKADEIDTAIGKYIDPKSLLCTDTATNYKKFAKMKGLKHEPINDRQKQRVKKGIYHIQNVNSFHSRLKTWMRRFQGVATKYLDNYLYWFRWLEIDKHLSFEKQVEQMLISACQKSNNTTVEMLKCA, via the coding sequence ATGTGGTTGGATGTGTATGAAAATGCAAATGAGCTTACAACAGAAGAACAGTTAGAGTTATTTAATGCTCTTAAAAGAGACCTTTTTCCAGATGAACCAGATAAGATTACCAAACTACTGAAACAAATTCGTGAAACTCGTTTTAACAGTGGTATGGCTTGTGTTCATTGTGGAAGCACATCTGTAAAGCGTAATGGTAAATACAAGACTCGCCAACGCTATCTTTGTAAGGACTGTAATAAAACATTTAACGATATGACTAATACACCATTCTCTGGTTCTCGCTATCCTGATAAATGGGTGAAATATATGGAGATGATGGTCGAAGGATATACACTACCTAAAATCGCTAAATGGCTTAGAATACACATCTCAACGGCTTTCTATTGGAGGCATAAAATACTGAATGCTCTGCGTTCGTTAGATTTTGCACAACTACAAGGTATCGTTGAAAGTGACGAGACCTTCTTTCGTGAGTCAATGAAAGGTCGTGAAGTTACCCATCGTAAACCTAAGAAAAGGAAGACTCCAGACGAAAAGAGAGGGATTTCTGACTTAAAAATTGCCGTTGTTGTAGCACAAGACCGAAATAACAACATTATTGCTTTGAAAGCTGGAACAGGTCGTGTTAAAGCAGATGAAATTGATACTGCCATCGGTAAATATATAGACCCCAAATCTTTACTTTGCACTGATACAGCGACTAACTATAAGAAATTCGCAAAAATGAAGGGATTAAAGCACGAACCTATCAATGACCGACAGAAACAACGAGTAAAGAAGGGAATTTATCATATTCAAAATGTAAATAGTTTTCATAGCCGCTTAAAGACTTGGATGCGAAGATTTCAAGGTGTGGCAACAAAGTATCTTGACAACTACCTTTATTGGTTCAGATGGCTTGAAATAGACAAGCATTTATCCTTTGAAAAACAAGTGGAGCAAATGCTTATTTCAGCGTGTCAAAAATCGAATAACACAACAGTTGAAATGCTAAAATGTGCATAA
- a CDS encoding DUF421 domain-containing protein, protein MEFYITILARTLFLYFLIVLIFRLMGKREIGELSILDLVVFIMIAEMAVTAIEAPSDPLINTVIPMLILMIIQISLAYLSLKNQKIRHILDGKPTIIINRGKVDEQAMRTQRYNFDDLMTQLRDKNINNVADVEFAILEPTGKLSVIERQKKNKKQPELQLPLIVDGNIQDENLLTINKNNLWLRQQLRKLGYKDTKQISLCTYGKGIFFIDLKDEDKN, encoded by the coding sequence GTGGAATTTTACATAACGATCTTGGCTCGCACCCTATTTCTTTACTTTCTCATTGTTCTTATTTTTAGGCTTATGGGAAAGAGAGAAATTGGTGAGTTGAGCATATTGGACTTAGTGGTCTTTATCATGATTGCAGAAATGGCAGTAACAGCAATTGAGGCCCCAAGTGACCCATTAATAAATACAGTTATTCCTATGCTGATTCTAATGATCATTCAGATTTCATTAGCATATTTATCTCTCAAAAATCAAAAAATCAGGCATATTTTAGACGGAAAGCCGACAATTATTATTAATCGTGGAAAAGTAGATGAACAAGCCATGAGAACACAAAGATATAACTTTGATGATTTGATGACACAGCTACGTGATAAAAACATCAACAATGTTGCAGATGTTGAATTTGCTATCTTGGAGCCGACAGGGAAACTTTCAGTCATTGAAAGACAGAAAAAAAATAAAAAGCAGCCAGAGCTTCAGCTTCCTCTAATTGTTGATGGAAACATTCAAGATGAGAATTTGCTCACGATTAACAAAAACAACTTATGGTTAAGACAGCAACTTCGGAAGCTTGGATATAAAGATACAAAGCAAATTTCGTTATGCACATATGGAAAAGGCATTTTCTTCATTGATTTGAAGGACGAAGATAAAAACTAA